A single Tenacibaculum sp. 190524A02b DNA region contains:
- the rplP gene encoding 50S ribosomal protein L16 — translation MLQPKRVKFRRVQKGKGNMSGNSGRGTQLSNGMFGIKSLDQNLLTSRQIEAARIAATRYMKREGQLWIKIFPDKPITKKPLEVRMGKGKGAPDHFVAVVKPGRILFEVGGVPMEVAKEALRLAAQKLPVKTKFIIARDFDYNA, via the coding sequence ATGTTACAGCCAAAAAGAGTAAAATTCCGTAGAGTTCAGAAGGGCAAGGGTAATATGAGTGGTAACTCTGGAAGAGGAACTCAGCTTTCAAACGGAATGTTTGGAATCAAATCTTTAGACCAGAACTTACTAACATCTCGCCAAATTGAAGCAGCTCGTATTGCGGCAACTCGTTATATGAAAAGAGAGGGGCAACTTTGGATTAAAATTTTCCCAGACAAGCCAATTACTAAAAAGCCTTTAGAGGTACGTATGGGTAAAGGTAAAGGAGCACCAGATCATTTCGTAGCAGTAGTAAAACCAGGTAGAATTTTGTTTGAAGTTGGTGGAGTGCCAATGGAAGTAGCAAAAGAAGCCTTACGTTTAGCAGCTCAAAAACTTCCAGTAAAAACGAAGTTTATAATAGCTAGAGATTTTGATTATAACGCTTAA
- the rplX gene encoding 50S ribosomal protein L24, with the protein MKKFKIKSGDTVKVIAGDHKGSEGKVLKILKDKDRVLVEGVNKVKKHTKPSATNPQGGIVEKEAPLHISNVALVENGEAVRVGYKVEGDKKVRFSKKSDKAI; encoded by the coding sequence ATGAAGAAATTTAAAATTAAATCGGGAGATACTGTTAAAGTAATAGCAGGAGATCACAAAGGATCTGAGGGTAAAGTTTTAAAAATCCTTAAAGATAAAGATAGAGTTCTAGTTGAAGGTGTTAATAAGGTAAAGAAACATACTAAGCCTTCAGCAACTAATCCACAAGGTGGAATCGTAGAGAAAGAGGCTCCATTACACATATCAAACGTAGCTTTAGTAGAAAATGGTGAAGCAGTAAGAGTTGGTTATAAAGTAGAAGGAGATAAGAAAGTTAGATTTTCAAAAAAATCAGATAAAGCAATATAA
- the rpsN gene encoding 30S ribosomal protein S14 yields MAKESMKARERKRAKMVAKYAEKRKALKEAGDYEALQKLPKNASPIRMHNRCKLTGRPKGYMRQFGISRVTFREMANQGLIPGVKKASW; encoded by the coding sequence ATGGCTAAAGAATCAATGAAAGCGCGTGAGCGCAAAAGAGCTAAAATGGTGGCGAAGTATGCAGAAAAGAGAAAAGCTTTAAAAGAAGCTGGAGACTATGAAGCATTACAAAAGTTACCTAAGAATGCTTCTCCAATCAGAATGCATAACCGTTGTAAATTAACAGGACGTCCTAAAGGATATATGCGTCAGTTTGGTATTTCACGTGTTACATTCCGTGAAATGGCTAACCAAGGATTAATCCCTGGTGTTAAGAAAGCAAGCTGGTAG
- the rpmC gene encoding 50S ribosomal protein L29: MKQSEIKELSTADLQEKLGALKKNYTDLKMAHAITPLENPLELRSLRRTVARLATELTKRELQ; encoded by the coding sequence ATGAAACAATCAGAAATTAAAGAATTATCAACAGCTGACTTACAGGAAAAGCTAGGGGCGTTGAAGAAAAATTATACGGATCTTAAGATGGCTCACGCCATAACTCCTTTGGAAAACCCATTAGAGTTACGTAGCTTAAGAAGAACTGTAGCTAGATTAGCTACAGAATTAACCAAAAGAGAATTACAATAA
- the rplE gene encoding 50S ribosomal protein L5, producing the protein MSYVPRLKEEYKSRVIKALTEEFGYANVMQVPKLQKIVVSKGVGAAIADKKLIEYAVDELTTITGQKAISTISKKDVANFKLRKGMPIGAKVTLRGDKMYEFLDRLITASLPRVRDFNGIKANGFDGRGNYNLGITEQIIYPEINIDQVKKISGMDITFVTSANTDKEAKSLLGELGLPFKKN; encoded by the coding sequence ATGAGTTACGTACCAAGATTAAAAGAAGAGTACAAGAGCAGAGTAATTAAAGCTCTTACTGAAGAATTCGGTTATGCAAACGTAATGCAAGTGCCTAAATTACAAAAAATAGTTGTAAGTAAAGGTGTAGGTGCTGCTATTGCTGATAAGAAGTTAATTGAATACGCTGTTGATGAGTTAACAACTATTACTGGTCAAAAAGCAATATCAACAATATCTAAAAAAGACGTTGCAAACTTCAAATTACGTAAAGGAATGCCAATTGGTGCTAAAGTTACGTTAAGAGGTGATAAGATGTATGAATTTTTAGATAGATTGATTACAGCTTCATTGCCACGTGTAAGAGATTTTAACGGAATTAAAGCGAATGGTTTTGATGGTAGAGGTAACTACAATTTAGGTATTACTGAACAAATCATCTACCCAGAAATTAATATTGACCAAGTGAAGAAAATTAGTGGTATGGATATTACTTTTGTAACATCTGCGAACACTGATAAAGAAGCTAAGTCATTATTAGGAGAATTAGGTTTACCATTTAAAAAGAATTAA
- the rpsS gene encoding 30S ribosomal protein S19 gives MARSLKKGPYVHYKLEKKVLANVESGSKSVIKTWSRASMITPDFVGQTIAVHNGRQFVPVYVTENMVGHKLGEFSPTRSFRGHAGAKNKGKK, from the coding sequence ATGGCAAGATCATTAAAAAAAGGACCTTACGTTCACTATAAGTTAGAGAAAAAAGTGTTAGCTAACGTTGAATCTGGTAGTAAATCAGTTATCAAAACTTGGTCTAGAGCAAGTATGATTACTCCTGATTTCGTAGGTCAAACAATTGCTGTTCATAATGGACGTCAGTTTGTACCAGTTTACGTTACTGAAAACATGGTAGGTCATAAATTAGGAGAATTTTCACCAACACGTTCATTCCGTGGACACGCAGGTGCAAAAAATAAAGGTAAAAAATAG
- the rpsQ gene encoding 30S ribosomal protein S17 has protein sequence MEKRNLRKERIGVVSSNKMEKSIVVSEVKKVKHPMYGKFVVKTKKYVAHDENNDCNEGDTVRIMETRPLSKSKRWRLVEILERAK, from the coding sequence ATGGAAAAAAGAAATCTTAGAAAAGAGAGAATAGGTGTTGTATCTAGTAACAAGATGGAGAAATCTATTGTTGTTAGCGAGGTAAAGAAAGTAAAGCACCCAATGTACGGAAAATTCGTTGTAAAAACGAAAAAGTACGTTGCACATGACGAGAATAACGACTGCAACGAAGGCGATACTGTTAGAATAATGGAAACACGTCCATTAAGTAAGTCAAAGCGTTGGAGATTAGTAGAAATCCTAGAAAGAGCTAAATAA
- the rplV gene encoding 50S ribosomal protein L22, which yields MGSRKHKMATQLKEARKQRAFAKLTNCPTSPRKMRLVADLVRGVEVEKALQILKFSPKEASRNLEKLLLSAIANWQAKNEDASIEDAGLFVKSICVDSAGMLKRLRPAPQGRAHRIRKRSNHVTLELGAKNNSN from the coding sequence ATGGGAAGTCGTAAACATAAAATGGCAACGCAGTTAAAGGAAGCTAGAAAGCAAAGAGCTTTCGCAAAGCTTACTAACTGTCCTACATCACCAAGAAAAATGCGCTTGGTAGCAGACTTAGTAAGAGGAGTAGAGGTTGAAAAAGCTTTACAAATCTTAAAATTCAGCCCAAAAGAAGCATCTCGTAACTTAGAAAAGTTATTATTATCAGCTATTGCTAACTGGCAAGCTAAAAACGAAGATGCAAGTATTGAAGACGCTGGGTTATTTGTAAAATCAATCTGTGTAGATAGCGCAGGGATGTTAAAAAGATTAAGACCAGCTCCACAAGGGCGTGCGCATAGAATTAGAAAACGTTCTAATCACGTAACTTTAGAGTTAGGAGCTAAAAATAACAGTAATTAA
- the rplN gene encoding 50S ribosomal protein L14 encodes MLQTESRLKVADNTGAKEVLVIRVLGGTKKRYASVGDKIVVTVKSATPNGTVKKGQVSRAVVVRTKKEVRRKDGSYIRFDDNACVLLNPSEEMRGTRVFGPVARELREKQFMKIVSLAPEVL; translated from the coding sequence ATGTTACAAACAGAATCAAGATTAAAAGTAGCAGACAACACTGGAGCTAAAGAGGTTTTAGTGATTAGAGTTTTAGGAGGAACAAAAAAGCGTTACGCTAGCGTTGGAGATAAAATCGTAGTAACGGTTAAGTCTGCAACTCCAAACGGAACTGTAAAGAAAGGTCAAGTATCTCGTGCAGTTGTTGTTCGTACTAAGAAAGAAGTTAGACGTAAAGACGGTTCATATATCAGATTTGATGACAATGCTTGTGTATTATTAAATCCATCAGAAGAGATGAGAGGTACACGTGTATTTGGTCCTGTGGCTCGTGAATTACGTGAGAAACAATTTATGAAAATAGTATCATTAGCACCTGAGGTGTTATAA
- the rpsC gene encoding 30S ribosomal protein S3 — MGQKTNPIGNRLGIIRGWESNWYGGNDYGDKIAEDDKIRKYLYARLSKASVSRVIIERTLKLVTVTITTARPGIIIGKGGQEVDKLKEELKKITGKEVQINIFEIKRPELDAKLVAASIARQIENRISYKRATKMAIAAAMRMNAEGIKVQLSGRLNGAEMARSEHYKEGRIPLSTFRADIDYALVESHTTYGRIGVKVWIMKGEVYGKRELSPLVGLSKQKGNSNNKGGGKRQPRRRK, encoded by the coding sequence ATGGGACAAAAAACAAATCCAATAGGAAATCGTTTAGGAATCATCAGAGGATGGGAATCTAACTGGTATGGTGGAAATGACTACGGAGATAAGATTGCTGAAGACGATAAGATAAGAAAGTATTTATATGCTAGATTATCTAAAGCAAGTGTTTCTCGTGTAATTATCGAGCGTACTTTAAAACTTGTAACCGTTACTATCACTACAGCACGTCCAGGTATCATTATTGGTAAAGGAGGTCAAGAGGTAGACAAGTTAAAAGAAGAGCTTAAAAAAATTACAGGTAAAGAAGTTCAAATTAATATTTTCGAAATTAAGCGTCCTGAATTAGATGCTAAATTAGTAGCTGCAAGTATTGCACGTCAAATCGAAAACAGAATTTCTTACAAGCGTGCTACTAAAATGGCTATTGCTGCTGCAATGAGAATGAATGCTGAAGGAATTAAGGTGCAATTATCTGGACGTTTAAACGGAGCAGAGATGGCGCGTTCTGAGCATTATAAAGAAGGTAGAATTCCTCTATCTACTTTTAGAGCAGACATCGATTATGCACTTGTTGAATCACATACTACATACGGTAGAATCGGTGTTAAAGTATGGATTATGAAAGGTGAGGTTTATGGTAAGCGTGAACTATCTCCATTAGTAGGATTATCTAAGCAAAAAGGTAATTCAAATAATAAAGGAGGAGGAAAACGTCAACCTCGCAGAAGAAAATAA